The Drosophila innubila isolate TH190305 chromosome 2R unlocalized genomic scaffold, UK_Dinn_1.0 1_C_2R, whole genome shotgun sequence DNA window tttttttttttattgtttttgtcttatatttatttcgataaTTAGGCTAGCTGGATCAGGAATGAAAATAATGATCGATGCGATAACTATTTCTAACAtacttatactatatatttactatatgcAACTAtgcagaagcaacagcaatatcattatcaatgtgcaattgttataaatgtctcagtgtttttcttttatttataatcgaTGTGTTTCAATGTCAAATTCTATTCAAAGCGATCGGTATGTGAAGCAAGCGGatgcaaaatataatttaataatattcaactttgatttattaagTGTGCTTTTTAAATGCTACTTAACTCTTCAAATTGCTTTATGGTTAATCATCAAAAGACAAAATCCATAACAGAAAGAACGGGAAATGATaactaatcaaaataataatacttatattGAAATCTaagtatattcaattttaattcacGAAAGCGTCAACAAGAGCTACATAAAATCGCtaaaatatatgcacatatatgtatataaatatatatatactacaaTATTATTGTCCAggatatgaaaataatatgcaaatatatatatatatgaatatattcgtatacatgtgtgtgtataagaaAAGTATCTGTATATTTTCGCAATTGAATTTACGCttacaatatacataaataaagaaaaataaaaataataaatgtgaGGCATATGAAAAAGTCGAATAACCAATGAAACTGCAATGCATAATACAACATACATACTATAAAAGATCCAAATGAGTTATAAACAGTGAGAACACATTAATTGTATGCAAAATGGAGGCAAAGATTGATgtgaaaatttaagtttattgaaattacAGTTTcttaattaccaaaaaaaaaaaaacaaataaaaataaaaaacaagagatctgttgtgttttatttaactaCTAAGTAATTGTTTAGAACGCTTTGACAACATTTGAAGTACacttagtcaagtaattgttttgataaacttacacattttattttacacaaaAAACCCTTTCTTATCGCTTGTTGATAAATCCTTTagaatgaattatttttaagaatacaaaTCAAAAACGCGAATAAGTTcgttgtcaaaacaattatttaacagAATGTATACATAGATTCGTGTTATAAGCAAAACATGTcagaaatttacaaatatataggtaaatcaaaagttttcaaaactCCCTGACAGGCCTTTTAACAAAATAcaccaaaattttgaatttcactTATTTGGTATGTATTCAAACAAAGTTCGCTCTTTTACCAAACTAACAACAAGGTATGGCCGATCAATGAACACTTATCAACTgtcgaaaatatgaaaaaatctAAAACTACCCCATAGCTTGATTCGACTGCCAGAATTGGTGCCAAAGTAtcaattttcaagttttaatcGTTATTATTCCAAAGCTTGTAAGTACTATGGTGGCTTTACCGCACCCGTAAGTGAGGTGAGTAATATATAGCTTTTAGTTATATCTCTAGGAACACagatattttattatgatCCGCAGCGTTCAGATGCTCAAAAGCAACGCAAGCAAAAACCAATTATTGACTGTCAAGGATCGTTGGTAGAAAAGTGGAAGTATTTTAAAACACAATTGACAAACTTTGAGGATCCATTAAAGAAATACGACCATTTAATGAGCTTGCGCGATCAGGATTTAGATTTGTATTACCATTTCCTGCGCGACTACACAGGAGAGGTTTTGGCCATTCTCTATGCAGTTGACGGAGTAATTCGAAATTTCGAACGATTTGAAATACACCTGCCAAATATGTAAGTATTGGTCTTTTACATAGTAAAGTATTCACATAAGTGTATCTATTTCACAAACTTTTAGGCCAACTCTGATGAAGCAACGTAAAAAACGTCCGGCTAAGCCATTAGACATTGCCAATGCCGTAGAATATTTACGTAAGCGCATCAATGACCTAAGGAAAGCAAACTCCAAAAATGAAGGAGGATCAGGTTCCAAGTCCAAATctgaagaaaaaataaatccaaTCAAATGGATAAAAAAACGCTTTATGCTAACACCAAATACATGCTGTATGGCATATTTGAAGACCAACAACCTCAAGTGAAAGAAGAGTTCGGAAACCTGTTTTACTATCTGTACTTAATTCAATCTGtatcaattatatatttgagcttacccaaataaaataaaaaaaatatattaactagAGCTACGCCCATCTGATAAGGAtttcatataataaaatggcgaaaaaaattactgaaatattaattatatataactttTGTATGTTGTGAATTCTGTTATTAATTGCGACCGATAGGTTTGTACACGTAAATATGTACTTTCAGGTAAAGGTTCAGTGGAGatatatttaacttatatatgtatatcccCAACATAAAGAACAAGTTATAACGGAGTgggcttttgctttttaaccCAAGTCTTTAAAAAACTATGCTCTGAGCTAGGCAGTGTTTTTTACATCAaagtataaaatgaaaattttgataGTTTACTAAATTGGTATGTATCCAAGCAAATTTCgagtatttacaaaattatttggaAGGTTGGTATGAGTATATGTCAATCAGGAGTTATTGGTATGAAGTATCATTGTATGTTTTCCTTAGTATATTTCAAACACAGGATTTGCTGCCAAAGTATCAATATTGTCAAATAAATCGATGTTTCTCGAAAGCTTGTAAGTCCTTGAATGGGGTAAAATCTGTATACTTTAAAGAGGTAGGGAATTAATTATCGTAAAATgttactaattttaaaataatactctTTGAACCAGCACCAAAATTCACAATGGAGTCGCAAgagaatcaaatttatagaTAGTCAACTTGGTTTGACTAAAACGCTAACTTTAATTGACGAACAATTAGGAAACTGTAAGGATCCCGTTCAAAAATATGACTACTTAATGTCCTTACGAGAAAACcacttaaatttgtattatcgTTATTTGTGTGGAAATTCCGTTGAATTGTTTTCCGTGCTCTGTGCTGTCCATGGAATTGTTCacaaatttggtcaaatgGATAGTATATTTCAAAGGAGGTAAGTCCccatttcaataaaagtgaGTTTATCTATTCATTGTATTATTGTACACTAAAGTTCAAGAGAAGAGTGTCAAGCGTGTGATTGCGATCAACTAGAGAAATTAGAAACTGTGACGAACTTACGTAAGCTTATCCGAGATATTAACAAAATCACTGTCAATCTGTCAGAGACAAAAGACTCCCCATTGGTCGGTCACGATGATTTCTGTGAAAATTGCGGATCTTTGCGGAATTTTGAAGATTTTGACTACACAAATCAGCGAAATGTAAAAAAGTTTGATAAGGAgccacaataaatataaaattaataattcgaATTTGCAGTTGACGCTAACGAGCTGTGACAAAAATACATTAGAAGTAGATGAGAGTACTCGAAAAAAACGtgaaaaggaaataaaagaattaCGAAACTGTCTGCACTGTTTTCAAGACATTATTGACTACGTGAGGCCATACCGCAGACCATATGTAAGTTTGAAACGCACCCAAATATAGAGATACAGTAGCTCATTACattacaacatttaaattaatttatgctttAATGGGAAgaagattaaaataatatttaaacacaGATTTGCTTATAAATCTTTAAACttgagcaaaatattttaattctactttttatatatgttatagCTGAATAAGGCAATAAATCCAAGTCATACTAAAAATTTAGTGgataaaatatgattaaaatcactgtatagtatatatgcaAGCATTGTTCGAGTTTCAAACTGTTAACGGCTACACACTCACGTAGACTGCTGAGAAAAAGTTTGCTTTGCGCATGCAAAAAGCTCGCGAGCgtgaaagcgagagagagagagagagagagcttttATTCGCTAGGCGCGCACAGCTGTTGCACAGCTGTCAGTATGACACTCACAGTCAGTTGTGGTTGTGTGGGGTAAACAAAAAGAGTCCAATAGGGTAATCTCGCCCATTTTCGCCCACATTTTCGACTTATTGATAGCCGAATTCGTACGCTTcttgtatattattataaacatattaattaaacgtattatgaataattaaacCGCGTGTAATACAATTGAATCGGAGACGCTGTAAGGTGGCGATACAACACCATACAACCAGTTCATTGCATCAGTGTCGTTGCGTCGGTAGTTGCGCTTAGCGAAAAGCGTTTGCTGCGTTTAAAGGTCACCTTGAAACGTCAAAACCAAAACTTCTGTGCTCGACCGCCGCGCTCGCGTTGCCAGTTACTGAAAATCGTCTCGCAGGCAAAAACCACAGCCGCGGCAACATAATTTCTCCGTCATTTATTTGGACAACTTGTCTTGGCTTCCTCGAAGCTCCTCCAGTGCTGTGCTCTTCTTATGCTTAAGTGAATCATTCACTAATTATTCGGTTCAATAGTGAGacgcgtctgtgtgtgttaatttaataataaacccAACTGCTTAACCATCTACTactacaaatacatatatagttaaaAGGATTATAGTTCAAAATGAATAGTGATATTAATCAACGTTTCCTGGCACGCGGCTCGCAGCGTGACAAGGGATTGGCCGTCTTCACCAGCGGCGGAGACTCGCAAGGCATGAATGCGGCTGTGAGAGCCTGTGTCCGTATGGCCATCTATTTGGGATGCAAGGTAAGTGGTGACCTCTGCCAAGTGCTTTCATTCAGATGTATACATATTAACATATTGCACTTTATTGACATAATGAATCAAGAAGATGCGTTCTTATCGGTCAGGCATTGAACCCACCCAATATACTCTGTATATTCagatgtaaatatgtatttagctgtaattaaattgagaataattcaaaaattgtttaatacataaagtaattaaaaattaggtTGCTCTTTTGGTGTCAAGTGCCGTTAGATAAcgaaagaaatatttaaataaaataaaagcgcCTCACATCTACCTcccaacacacgcacacaatcaatttgtatctgtgtgtgcgtgcattTGACATTGAGTTTATTTCGGGCAACTTACAGAGACGATCACACAGAAATATCTGAGAAAATGCGgttattgtttaaaaagtaaattatttacatactgTTTGCATTAACTGCCAAACTTAACgaaagtattattattataattagttttttatttaacactcTTACTTAGTCATGAGGTGTGTAACGCAATATTATGACTCTAtgaactatatatattaataggGGAATAACATGGTAGTAGGTTTCTATTGAAAACATAATTTGGCATGGATATTTTGTCATATAaggcaaatttaaatacttggtaaatgaaaaattaattggaaaattaaattcttaacaaAAATTCCATTAAACTTGAGCGAGTTAAAGTGAAATCGATTATCTTTTATGGCAACAATTGAGAAGGGTATTTAAGCGTCACCATCCAGAATTGTTTCTTGTatccaaatttaaataattgaaataaattgcacaaaattgtatgatttttatttttgcaatgaATTTGAATTGTCGCGAGGCTGCTTTCTCAATGTCACTCTTATTTTCTTTCCATCAATTATGGTTTTATAAGCGTGTCCTTAGTTAGGGTTCTTTAAAGCGAttatgtacgagtatttggATCATTCAGTGGCGAACTggaatgcaaatatttattcgatatcatttaaaagtttttctttccCCAGTTAAAatagaattgaattaaataaattaatttccatcAATTCTCTAAATTAATAGTACCACCTTTTGCCATGTCTCACTTTGATCTTTGGCTTTTCAATAAACTCTTAATTTGATCAGAAAATGAATgtgcatatataaaattagaatATGCCATTAAAGTTTATATGTGatttttatacaaacaaattaactGTGTATTATAGGGAGTATCTGGTTATATTTGACGCGTGTTTGCTATTGTATATCTCAAGTACAAATGACTCAACACGATCCTCCAAAAAAAATGCCGTCATAACATTCGTAAggaatttctatatatagaaTAAGATACACATAACAAGCATTGCAattgatatatacatatttgagcttttattacttttgaAATCAAACAGTTAACTTGACAACCACTACCCCGTTTCTCATtcacttatttataattattgattagcgttatcataaataaatccTTATAAGTGTAGATAATCATAATAAACTATTAAGCAGGCGGTAATTGGTGGTATCACATGTCAATAAATTGATACATTATCCATAAATAATCatattgtttataaacaaaaatatgtataaaattaggATGGTGTTTCGATAACTATTTCATCCAGTTATTTATCATTGAAACCAGGTGTATTTCATCCGGGAAGGCTATCAGGGTATGGTCGATGGTGGTGATTGTATTCAGGAGGCTTCATGGGCCTCAGTATCATCGATCATCCATCGTGGTGGCACCATCATTGGCTCCGCTCGTTGCCAGGACTTCCGTGAGCGTGCAGGCCGTCTTAAGGCCGCCAACAATCTGATCCAGCGTGGCATTACCAATCTGGTGGTGATTGGCGGTGATGGTTCGCTGACTGGTGCCAATCTGTTCCGTCAGGAATGGTCCAGCCTGTTGGATGAGCTGCAGAAGAATAACACCATTACTGTGGAGCAGAAGGAAAAGTTCAATGTGTTGCACATTGTTGGCTTGGTAAGTTgatcatttaatattattggcattatatatttgaaataaatttatgatataTATTTCAGGTGGGCTCCATTGATAACGATTTCTGTGGCACGGACATGACCATTGGTACCGATACGGCCCTCCACCGGATTATTGAGGCCATTGATGCCATCGCTAGCACGGCGTACTCTCATCAGCGTACCTTCATTATGGAGGTCATGGGTCGTCACTGTGGGTAAGTTGATTGTGGtcgaattaattttctttgataGCCTGATGATAGTCTGTGATGTAACTACTTCAAAACTGTTAGTTTTGCCAATTGTGAAATTGATATGTAACGGCAAAGTTAAATACCTTTAATACCTACAGTTATTTAGCTGTTATAGCTGGCATTATATCTGAGGCAGATTATGTCTTTCTCCCAGAGAACCCACCGCCAACAGATTGGCCCGATCATATGGTTAAAAAACTGGAACAGGCAAGCACTCAGATCAATCTGTGTATCATACATACATCAAAAACGTGTATGTCTGTGCTGACAGCTTGAATCTCTATATTTGTTGACTAGAATCAAAGCATTTGATGTTATCCCGTTCTACTCTCTGacaaacatttcaatataCTCGAATAAGATTTACAGATTAGGAAATAATTGCAGTTTGATCATTGTAAGGAAGAGAAAACTGTTTTCGATTTGGTTTATTGAAACTCtctctgtttttatttgtacgAATCGTATTCTTTATCCTTTGGCTTAGATCTTCCTTTGTTTGTCAACATTTTGTACCTCTCGTACTAACTATCGTATTTGTTTCGATCTCTTCCCCTTTAATGTATCTGCCTATACAGTCCCATCGATTTGCTAGTAACATGCCCTATATGTATTAACCATGTATAACCCATAAAACTACTACATATTTTTACAGTTATTTAGCGCTGGTTGGCGGCTTGGCAAGCGAAGctgatttcatatttataccAGAAATGCCACCAAAAACCGATTGGCCAGATAGGCTTTGCACTCAATTAGCTCAGGCAAGAAGTGAACATTTAACTCTCTCTCTTAATCTGAATCTCATTGCTTTTAGTTGTGCATTTCTTTAGAGATTATAAAACACAACACTAGCAAaaaaatacatgtttaaaGAAAGCAATtccatttacacacacattcatacgCAATTAGGCACCAATCAGACAgcatttagtaattttataatacgCATAAGTATTGTGCATTATTTCTTCAAACTTTGCAATATTTCTTTCGGTATTGCTTGAAATGTGATTGATATGATTACAGATTTGGTTTCTCATATACGATAATTTATCTTcagtattattaatttttttttaacaatcaTCAATAATTCCTCGTTCCGATTCGAATGTATGATCCTTTCCTTCCAGCAATATCCCTTTATCCCTAAcataatgtaaataataaatatcaaataacaGTTCATCTCATATGCATTGTTTCTctgtgttttattatttttgtttttagctacTTAGCCATTTCAGCAGCTATTGCTACAGAAGCTGATTTTATGTTAATACCCGAAGAGCCCGTTCCAGTTAACTGGCAGGAGACTCTATGCAAAAAACTCATTCAGGTCAGCGGAATGTTCAGGTTTTTAGTAAACTCTCTGCGGTGTTATTGTTTCCTATTATTCTTACTCTCGTGATCGTATCTATATTCGATTACGTGTATtccatttcaatattaaattcaaaatctaACATTTTCAAACTAATCGTGCGTTTTGACAGATGTTCCATGAAAGCAACTGCAGCTTTTTGTCAAAAACGTTCTAGCACAAAACTAATTGGCTATTAAATTGGCTTTTATTGGGTAAAATTGTAGTTAAGGCTTAATGTTCCAGGGCAAAATTCAATTGCCTTGAATTCAATATTATATTCTAATGTACATACTTAGCGTACATAGCTCTAAaagtaaactaattttttgcttttgtttattatcgCTTTACACTTTCATACTTTCACTTTGTATGCTAACCATATAAATGATACCTTCATATAGTGCTATATCTGTTCTGTCTTTTTGTGTAATTGTCATCGCTTTAATTACCATTCTATGTGCACTTACACGTAAATCACTGATTAGTATCtataaattatgttattaGAATTggtattaataaatgtttgcaATTATGTCAAATAAACTAATATAGGAGCGTTCAGCTGGCCAACGTCTGAACATTGTCATAGTCGCAGAGGGTGCCATGGATCGCGAGGGTCAGCCCATTACCGCCGAGGATGTGAGGAAGGTTATTGATGAGCGTCTCAAGCACGACGCTCGTATCACTGTTCTGGGTCATGTGCAGCGTGGTGGTAACCCTAGCGCTTTCGATCGTATTTTggtaagttattaaaaattgtagttAAAAAGTACTAGGAATGTATTAAGAGAAGCGTGCTTAACAGGCAGCAGGAGAGTGaacattttcttattaattcgGATTCCTCAGGGTTACTATTCGATGAACCATTGATTTAATTGTTGCGCAGTGgacttgaatttaaaaataaatcttaaattttagaggatcaagaaaaattagtttcatatattattactaaatatttgtgtatttttcgCCAATTTTTGAGGGAgcgtaatcattataagttttttttttaaaaatcactatttaatgatttttacgatttttttcatcgattatcattatttttgatcaaaaaataaaactcaaaaataatgattataaatgatttttttcgcttaaaataaaactcgaCAATAGTTTATGGCTTTTGTGTAAAACTTTTCGACATGTGATGTATCATATGAAGGGTATTAAATcattgatcaagaatatataatcATATCGGCGAAAAGTTTAGCACAGAAGCCATAAactattgttgagttttattttgagcgaaaaaaaataaaaaaacatttataatcattatttttgagttttttttttttttgtcaaaaataatcatttttattgagtatcaaaataaatgattatcGAGTGATTTTTACGGTCCCTGCAATtttgatatacatttttttttttaataattccaTTTTCGTTTGTATAAGCACCTAGATCTCGAAGACTacaagagctagagacaccaaatttgTTTGTAGGTTCCTGAATAACCTATGGCTTGCAGAGTGTGTTTATGtcttatttacaaataaagtaTGGGGTCTACTCCGGTCGGTCTTTCTAGGGGGTCTTTATTGCAGCCTTTCTTACTAGTTAACTTCGTTCTTTTATCCGAtttctcaatttaaatatctttttactTTGTAACAGGCCTGTCGCATGGGCGCTGAAGCTACTCTTGCCCTGATGGAGGCTACGCCAGACTCGGTTCCCGTGGTTATATCACTGGACGGCAACCAGACGGTGCGTGTGCCTCTTATGGAGTGCGTTGAACGCACCCAGGCTGTGGCAAAGGCCATGAAGGAGAGACGTTGGGCCGACGCTGTTAAGCTTCGCGGTCGTTCCTTTGAGCGCAATCTGGAGACCTATAAGATGTTGACCCGCTTGAAGCCACCCAAGGAATGCTTTGACACCCAAGGCAAGCCCATTGAGGGCTTCAGGCTAGCGGTGATGCACATCGGTGCCCCAGCCTGTGGCATGAACGCAGCGGTACGCAGCTTTGTTCGCAATGCGATTTATCGTGGCGATGTTGTCTATGGAATCAACGATGGTGTCGAGGGTCTTATTGCTGGCAACGTTCGCGAGCTGGGATGGTGTGTATATCGCCTGTTGAGATGCGCTCCAGGATTaactttataatttgattttttaaggtCGGATGTGTCTGGTTGGGTTGGCCAGGGCGGTGCTTATCTGGGCACCAAGCGCACGCTTCCCGAGGGTAAATTCAAGGAGATCGCTGCACGTCTCAAGGAGTTCAAGATTCAGGGTCTGCTTATCATTGGAGGATTCGAGAGTTATCATGCCGCTGGACAAATCTCTGATCAGCGCGACAATTATCCAGAGTTTTGCATACCTATTGTGGTTGTTCCAGCCACCATCTCCAACAACGTGCCCGGCACTGAATTCTCGCTCGGCTGTGACACTGGTCTCAACGAGATTACCGAGATTTGCGACCGCATTCGTCAATCGGCCCAGGGCACGAAACGCCGTGTGTTCGTCATTGAAACAATGGGTGGATATTGCGGTTATTTGGCCACACTTGCCGGCTTGGCCGGTG harbors:
- the LOC117783937 gene encoding ATP-dependent 6-phosphofructokinase isoform X6, producing MNSDINQRFLARGSQRDKGLAVFTSGGDSQGMNAAVRACVRMAIYLGCKVYFIREGYQGMVDGGDCIQEASWASVSSIIHRGGTIIGSARCQDFRERAGRLKAANNLIQRGITNLVVIGGDGSLTGANLFRQEWSSLLDELQKNNTITVEQKEKFNVLHIVGLVGSIDNDFCGTDMTIGTDTALHRIIEAIDAIASTAYSHQRTFIMEVMGRHCGYLAISAAIATEADFMLIPEEPVPVNWQETLCKKLIQERSAGQRLNIVIVAEGAMDREGQPITAEDVRKVIDERLKHDARITVLGHVQRGGNPSAFDRILACRMGAEATLALMEATPDSVPVVISLDGNQTVRVPLMECVERTQAVAKAMKERRWADAVKLRGRSFERNLETYKMLTRLKPPKECFDTQGKPIEGFRLAVMHIGAPACGMNAAVRSFVRNAIYRGDVVYGINDGVEGLIAGNVRELGWSDVSGWVGQGGAYLGTKRTLPEGKFKEIAARLKEFKIQGLLIIGGFESYHAAGQISDQRDNYPEFCIPIVVVPATISNNVPGTEFSLGCDTGLNEITEICDRIRQSAQGTKRRVFVIETMGGYCGYLATLAGLAGGADAAYIFEEKFSIKDLQQDVYHMASKMAEGVSRGLILRNEKASENYSTDFIYRLYSEEGKGLFTCRMNILGHMQQGGSPTPFDRNMGTKMAAKCVDWLATQIKNNIDANGVVNCKSNETATLLGIVSRQYRFTPLVDLIGETNFDQRIPKKQWWLRLRPLLRILAKHDSAYEEEGMYITVEEECATDAVA